The sequence gcacgggcatatttactATTTACTATTACTAGTTACTAGTTACTATTACTAGTtaataataaagagaattgggtttCTGTCGTACGTCTTCGTGCGCGATTTTGCATTAAAGCTCCTCGGTTTATAAGAAATTAACCCGCAGTCCTGGTTTTAGTGGGTCTCTATATAACATTTCAATTTTGCAAAACAAACCCTGTACTCATTTGAATTCCACCCGCTGTCCTCCCGTCGTCTTATCCATTTCTCCTGCGACAGCGACGGCGGCTTCGCCCATTCCGTCGTGCGCCGGCGacggccgccgccgtgcctcggGCGGGAGCACGGAGGGAGCTCGCCGGGAGGATGGAGGACGGCGCGGCGAAGCGGGGCAGTGGTGGTGGCGTGTGCGGCGGAGACGGCGCGCAAGGCCGGGCGGTGGCGGTGATTGACCGGCCGTCGTGCCTCGCGCGGGAGGATGGACGACGCTCGCCGGGGCGTGTGCGGCGCAGGCGGCTTCTGCCGCACGTTGAGGTGGAGCAGCAGAGGACGGGAAGGCAAGAAGGCAGGGTGGGTACGCTGTGCACCAGGGCCGccttcgtcctccacctcctccaaaAGCGCGCGCTCGCCGCGGGCGCTGGCGGTGGCACGGCGGTCCTCGCCCTTGGTGCGCGGGTGCGCGGATGCGTTGGGGATCGAGGGAGCTCTCCTCCCTCGCGGCTGGAGGCGCTCGGGATCGAGCGAGTGGGCGAGGGGATCGGGGCCCCTGGTGGTTGCCTGCTTGGCGATTGCACGCGATGCTGGGCTGGCCGACTCGATCTCCTCGACCCAGGGCCCCGTGCTCGTCAGCGCCTGCCCCATCGCGCATGACTTCTCTGATCCAGCGCGCAGCGAGGGCGCGGCCGCTGCCAGTCTCGCCGCCGCCCTGTCACGGATCGCCACGCCCATCTCCTCTGATCTGAACACCTCTCCTACATCCCCTGTTGCGATCATCCCTTGCTTAACGAGAAAAAAATCCAATGCCTACACACCTGTATTCTCCCTCTCAAACTATACAGTTCCTACAAGCCATGGCGACATTCACCTACAACTATTCGGACAAGG comes from Triticum aestivum cultivar Chinese Spring chromosome 5B, IWGSC CS RefSeq v2.1, whole genome shotgun sequence and encodes:
- the LOC123112505 gene encoding uncharacterized protein, with protein sequence MDDARRGVCGAGGFCRTLRWSSRGREGKKAGWVRCAPGPPSSSTSSKSARSPRALAVARRSSPLVRGCADALGIEGALLPRGWRRSGSSEWARGSGPLVVACLAIARDAGLADSISSTQGPVLVSACPIAHDFSDPARSEGAAAASLAAALSRIATPISSDLNTSPTSPVAIIPCLTRKKSNAYTPVFSLSNYTVPTSHGDIHLQLFGQGRGGVDHGCTEVHPLAACHRGCNEDSLTKPHRRSGSPMSFLLHDFLVDYISLRPESSSMVIQH